One stretch of Arachis duranensis cultivar V14167 chromosome 1, aradu.V14167.gnm2.J7QH, whole genome shotgun sequence DNA includes these proteins:
- the LOC127747473 gene encoding protodermal factor 1-like → MENQAFAVTMYPRLIAEKIHACFWSNHPGLIFGVLGWWGTLGNAFGVTSIPGMSSGITLPQALSNTRKDGIGALLREGTASYLNSLVNHKFPYTTSQVRDQFAASITSNKAAAAQAQLFKMANEGRTKPNF, encoded by the exons ATGGAAAACCAAGCTTTTGCGGTCACCATGTATCCGCGTCTGATTGCGGAGAAGATTCATGCATG CTTCTGGAGCAATCATCCAGGACTAATTTTCGGAGTTCTTGGATGGTGGGGAACTCTAGGAAATGCATTTGGTGTGACAAGTATTCCAGGGATGAGTTCTGGAATCACATTGCCACAAGCACTCTCCAACACAAGAAAAGATGGAATTGGAGCACTCCTTAGGGAAGGTACTGCTTCATACCTCAACTCTCTTGTCAACCACAAATTTCCATACACAACCTCCCAAGTCAGAGACCAATTTGCCGCCTCAATCACCTCCAACAAGGCGGCCGCCGCCCAGGCGCAGCTCTTCAAGATGGCCAACGAAGGCCGAACGAAGCCTAATTTCTAA
- the LOC107478615 gene encoding uncharacterized protein LOC107478615, whose amino-acid sequence MSVTQYFTKLKSLWEEFDDFRPNPPCNCKSVCTCGLREMRKYRMENHVTRFLRGLNEQFVNVRTQVMLMEPLPDLKAVFSMMTRQERQNQTMDDTINPKILLHSTNFFNTAVTSQGRGRGKGRGGRFQGSGRGQTKRDRMQSSYCGKGGYTVDVCYKKHGSPILDRNLNLNGGLGAVNFSAKINGDGIDDSGCVEENGTSNVDFTPEQKSPLLALLNKGEAKQIHSANQITTLE is encoded by the coding sequence ATGAGCGTGACACAATACTTCACAAAGCTGAAGTCACTATGGGAAGAATTTGATGATTTCAGGCCAAATCCACCCTGCAATTGTAAATCTGTGTGTACTTGTGGATTAAGAGAAATGCGAAAGTATAGAATGGAAAATCATGTAACTAGATTCCTAAGAGGACTTAATGAACAGTTTGTGAATGTTAGAACTCAGGTCATGCTAATGGAGCCACTGCCAGATTTAAAGGCTGTGTTTTCCATGATGACTAGACAAGAAAGACAAAACCAGACAATGGATGATACCATAAATCCCAAGATCTTGTTACACTCTACCAATTTCTTCAACACTGCTGTGACCTCACAAGGCAGAGGGAGAGGAAAAGGTAGAGGAGGTAGATTCCAAGGCTCTGGAAGAGGACAAACGAAAAGAGATAGAATGCAGAGTTCATACTGTGGTAAAGGAGGCTACACAGTGGATGTATGTTACAAGAAACATGGTTCCCCCATCTTAGACAGAAATCTGAACTTGAACGGAGGTTTGGGAGCAGTGAATTTCAGTGCTAAAATAAATGGCGATGGCATTGACGATTCTGGCTGTGTGGAAGAAaatggaacttccaatgttgACTTTACTCCAGAGCAAAAATCACCCCTACTAGCTTTACTCAACAAAGGAGAGGCAAAGCAGATCCACAGTGCTAACCAAATCACAACCCTAGAATAA